A section of the Longimicrobium sp. genome encodes:
- a CDS encoding DoxX family protein, whose protein sequence is MRPFFMHRFEEAALALLRVVAGLMLMQHGAQKMFGVLGGYRGEPGNTAEPFSRGFFAGILETFVAPLLVVGLLTRPVAFLLSGLMAFAYFLAHAKDGFWPILNGGELPALYCFVFFYLSARGGGRYSLDALLARRRDAARARPS, encoded by the coding sequence ATGAGACCGTTCTTCATGCACCGCTTCGAGGAGGCCGCGCTGGCGCTCCTCCGGGTGGTCGCCGGGCTGATGCTGATGCAGCACGGCGCGCAGAAGATGTTCGGCGTGCTGGGCGGCTACCGGGGCGAGCCGGGAAACACCGCCGAGCCGTTCTCGCGAGGCTTCTTCGCGGGCATCCTGGAGACCTTTGTCGCCCCGCTGCTCGTCGTGGGCCTCCTCACGCGGCCCGTGGCGTTCCTCCTCTCGGGGCTCATGGCCTTCGCCTACTTCCTGGCGCACGCGAAAGACGGCTTCTGGCCGATCCTCAACGGCGGCGAGCTGCCCGCGCTCTACTGCTTCGTCTTCTTCTATCTCTCCGCGCGCGGCGGCGGCCGCTACAGCCTGGACGCGCTGCTGGCCCGCCGCCGGGACGCAGCGCGAGCACGACCGAGTTGA